The nucleotide window GCTTCTGAGCTCGTGCGCGTCGGTCGGCCGGGACTTCCCCGTGTCCCCGGTCTCGCAGATCCAGATCGGGAAGACGACGCAGGCGGAGATCCGGTCCATGTTCGGCGCTCCATGGAGGACCGGCGTCGAGGACGGCCAGCGGACGTGGACGTACGGGAAGTACAAGTACAGGCTGTTCGGGGAGCG belongs to Candidatus Effluviviaceae Genus I sp. and includes:
- the bamE gene encoding outer membrane protein assembly factor BamE encodes the protein MARCAAVSCRALVLLALAALLSSCASVGRDFPVSPVSQIQIGKTTQAEIRSMFGAPWRTGVEDGQRTWTYGKYKYRLFGERSTTDLVVRFDRNNVVASYSFSTTDHEE